A single Leptolyngbya ohadii IS1 DNA region contains:
- a CDS encoding cyclic nucleotide-binding domain-containing protein encodes MFAQLPERQMHWVRWGLTIGWLLVIASLFYDPWTAALTESDHSWSPLRLVEECVQVQGNCVEQAPYPIGATLFWGAIVPSGIFILLVFGHELWRRICPLSFLSQIPRGLGRQRQFKRENAKTGKVRYELAKVKSDSWLGKNYPYVQFGWLFVGLCGRILFFNADRLVLGLWLVFTIVAAIAVGYYYGGKSWCQYFCPMAPVQTIFSEPRGLLGSKAHMSDQKITQSMCRTVEADDTGKINEQSACVACQSPCIDIDAERTYWDGLNKPEESLIRYGYVGLVIGYFLYYYLYAGNWDYYFSGVWNRDPNQLASLLSPGLYLFGQPINIPKLIAVPLVLGGFTAIGYYGGLWIERQIKSYHRRHHVNPNLDLIRHRIFAVCTFGIFNFFFFFAGRPLLRLTPLWVQAGFDILIVFLSTLWLQKSWRRSSDLYSRENLASRFRKQLEKLEIDVSQYLDGRSLDDLHTNEVYVLAKILPGFTREKRHEAYKGVVREALEEGYVNTSSSLEVLQQMRQELGISDEEHRDVLEELGVEDPELLNPNRKRSLENQIRLSGYQKSLERFMRLQQTVQTNDSDDSFSSSPSSNNNALRALQSEYSITPQEEEFILNGFEAKAGSPQKAEALLARLHQWTDCDRSLHHPALQSHPAILKLLQEGVHHKQELIVRSILETLVSLKDHSSAMPIAQSLKQLAPQLAAENANRDYWRTQLPQETANLLIQPQTAELSSPEPSTPDTLSHLEHLLHHYSPLMQSAALFAIAQLDAERARNNAQRISSDSAATLLKDTAKAILSQPHVPDLKALPTLEKLVYLSNSDFFHRLEIHTLMALGDRAEVRTYKNGDAITEAGDTCRELLLLIEGDAGIHYKSTDGESADGTRVKRLHPGETLDELEVLTHSSSENTILAESETTRILAVPVDALDDLLDHDPDFARRILALESRQLQRLVKTGGRL; translated from the coding sequence ATGTTTGCACAACTGCCAGAACGCCAAATGCACTGGGTTCGCTGGGGATTGACGATCGGCTGGCTGCTGGTGATTGCCTCCCTGTTTTACGACCCCTGGACGGCAGCCCTAACTGAGTCAGATCATTCCTGGAGTCCACTGCGGTTGGTGGAAGAATGTGTGCAGGTGCAGGGCAACTGTGTCGAGCAAGCGCCCTACCCGATCGGTGCCACGCTGTTCTGGGGGGCGATCGTCCCTTCGGGGATCTTCATTCTGCTGGTATTTGGGCATGAGCTGTGGCGGCGGATCTGTCCCCTCTCCTTCCTGTCCCAGATTCCCCGTGGGCTGGGTCGGCAGCGGCAGTTTAAGCGGGAAAACGCCAAAACGGGTAAGGTGCGCTACGAGTTAGCAAAAGTGAAGTCCGATTCCTGGCTGGGCAAAAACTATCCCTATGTGCAGTTTGGCTGGCTGTTCGTGGGGCTGTGCGGACGCATCTTGTTCTTCAATGCCGATCGGCTGGTGTTGGGGCTATGGCTCGTGTTTACGATCGTGGCGGCGATCGCAGTGGGCTACTACTACGGCGGCAAATCCTGGTGTCAGTATTTTTGTCCGATGGCTCCGGTGCAGACGATTTTTAGCGAGCCGAGGGGTTTGCTGGGCAGCAAGGCACACATGAGCGATCAGAAAATTACTCAGTCGATGTGCCGTACTGTGGAAGCCGATGATACTGGAAAAATTAATGAGCAAAGTGCCTGTGTTGCCTGCCAGAGTCCCTGCATTGATATCGACGCAGAAAGGACGTACTGGGATGGCTTGAACAAACCAGAAGAATCGCTGATTCGCTATGGCTATGTCGGTCTGGTCATCGGCTATTTTCTCTACTACTACCTGTATGCGGGTAACTGGGACTACTACTTTTCCGGTGTCTGGAACCGCGATCCCAATCAGCTTGCTTCGCTCCTGAGTCCCGGACTCTACCTATTTGGACAGCCGATTAACATCCCCAAGCTGATTGCTGTCCCCCTGGTGCTGGGCGGATTTACGGCGATCGGCTATTACGGCGGGCTGTGGATTGAACGGCAGATCAAGTCCTACCATCGGCGGCACCATGTCAATCCCAACCTGGATCTGATTCGGCATCGCATTTTTGCCGTTTGCACCTTTGGTATTTTTAATTTCTTTTTCTTTTTTGCGGGTCGTCCTTTGCTGCGGCTGACGCCTTTGTGGGTACAGGCTGGCTTTGATATTTTGATTGTGTTTCTCAGTACGCTGTGGCTGCAAAAAAGCTGGCGACGCAGTTCCGATTTGTATTCCCGCGAGAATCTGGCAAGCCGTTTCCGGAAGCAGCTCGAAAAATTAGAGATCGATGTCTCCCAGTATCTTGATGGACGTTCCCTGGACGATCTCCACACGAATGAAGTGTACGTTCTCGCTAAAATTCTCCCCGGATTCACCCGTGAGAAACGACATGAGGCATACAAGGGCGTGGTGCGCGAAGCGTTAGAGGAAGGTTACGTGAATACTTCTAGCAGCCTGGAAGTGCTTCAGCAGATGCGGCAGGAGTTGGGCATCTCAGACGAAGAACACCGGGATGTGCTGGAAGAATTGGGCGTAGAAGACCCGGAGCTGCTAAATCCCAACCGCAAACGATCGCTGGAAAATCAGATCCGGCTCAGCGGCTACCAAAAATCCCTGGAGCGGTTTATGCGGCTTCAGCAGACTGTCCAAACAAATGATTCCGATGACAGTTTTTCCAGTAGTCCTTCTTCCAATAACAATGCCCTGCGTGCCCTCCAGAGTGAGTATTCCATTACCCCCCAGGAAGAAGAATTCATCCTCAACGGCTTTGAGGCAAAGGCAGGCAGTCCCCAAAAGGCGGAGGCATTACTGGCGCGTTTACATCAGTGGACAGACTGCGATCGATCCCTGCATCATCCGGCTCTCCAGTCCCATCCCGCTATTCTAAAACTGCTGCAAGAGGGCGTTCACCATAAGCAAGAGCTAATTGTTCGATCGATTCTGGAAACCCTGGTGTCGCTCAAAGATCACTCGAGTGCAATGCCAATCGCCCAGTCCCTTAAACAGCTTGCTCCACAGCTGGCGGCAGAAAACGCAAACCGGGATTACTGGCGTACCCAGCTGCCTCAGGAGACTGCAAACCTGCTGATACAGCCTCAGACCGCCGAACTGTCCTCCCCAGAACCCTCAACGCCGGACACACTCAGTCATCTGGAACATCTGCTGCACCACTACAGCCCGCTGATGCAGTCCGCTGCTCTGTTTGCGATCGCCCAACTGGATGCCGAGCGTGCCCGAAATAATGCTCAGAGAATTAGCAGCGATTCTGCCGCCACCCTGCTCAAAGACACGGCAAAGGCGATTCTGTCCCAGCCCCATGTTCCCGATCTCAAAGCGTTGCCGACCCTGGAAAAACTGGTGTATTTGTCTAACAGCGACTTCTTTCATCGTCTGGAAATTCATACGCTGATGGCGTTGGGCGATCGGGCAGAGGTGCGAACCTACAAGAATGGCGACGCGATCACCGAGGCGGGAGATACCTGTCGGGAACTGCTGCTGCTCATTGAAGGAGATGCCGGGATTCATTACAAATCAACCGACGGAGAATCGGCAGACGGCACCCGTGTCAAGCGGCTCCATCCGGGAGAAACGCTGGATGAGCTGGAGGTTTTAACCCACAGCAGCTCAGAAAATACCATCCTGGCAGAGAGCGAAACGACCCGTATTCTGGCAGTTCCGGTGGATGCGCTGGACGACCTGCTAGATCATGACCCAGATTTTGCCCGACGCATTCTGGCTCTTGAAAGTCGGCAGCTTCAGCGGCTTGTGAAAACGGGAGGACGCCTCTAG
- a CDS encoding glycerol-3-phosphate acyltransferase produces MPPLLGALLILIVCPTLGGLPLIRWIVQILTGQRLDRLGTGNVSVSAAFYHGGRTAGILAVCSEALKGILAVLLAKFCFPNSPAWEVVALIALVIGRYAIGRGAGTTNVTWGWIVHDPIASGLVFLLSGISFTLFREKKTGRLSVLVWMVLIAILRHPFERGRIAATVLLVLLIAWIYRQIPDDLDLSATTAHSEAQPMFRFFRGDRALLSLTQVLDANQVGQKAATLSQLHRWGYPIPQGRVLPPGDDPAPLIESLDPSPEHPVIVRSSAIGEDTETASAAGQYESIANVTSQPALEQAILRCQASYNASRAAQYRSDRGIAESGMAVIVQQQIQGVFSGVAFSRDPVARQGDAIVIEALPGGADQIVSGRVTPEQYRVWMEESPIVDGNQSLGWVLPDEMKLNMTGEGDVPPRLIQQVAYLARHLEARYHGIPQDIEWTFDGQRLWLLQARPITTLIPLWTRKIAAEVIPGFIRPLTWSINQPLTCGVWGEIFTIVLGNRSKGLDFTQTATLHNSAAYFNASLLGEIFLRMGLPPESLEFLTRGAKFSKPPIASTLKNLPGLTRLAKREFQLERDWQRDWQQHLQPGLAELSQRSVDSLNPEELLNRIDRILDLLRRATYYSIFAPLSAALRQAIFKVNPADLDNGLTPEAASLRSLQSLADRTRPVVPAPFTDSDTLFHQLAAIPAGKPILEEFDCLLTEYGYLSEVGTDIAVPTWKEDPHPIRELFAALVQQPPSNSTNGQGKVTPGKVRRVQRRIDLKGQVTEVYSKLLAELRWSFVALERQWLASGWLKESGDIFYLTFAEIRQAVEDTTGQDQFSRRIADRKQQLEADRQLTPPLLVYGNDPPLPQLQPAWEDKATAQTLQGIGASAGRAEGTVLVLQDWRNLPPIDRATILVVPYTDSGWAPLLARAGGLIAETGGQLSHGAIVAREYGIPAVMNVSRATQRFQNGQQVRIDGQQGTIEVLA; encoded by the coding sequence ATGCCGCCATTACTCGGTGCATTGCTGATTTTGATCGTCTGTCCCACCCTGGGCGGGCTGCCGCTGATTCGCTGGATTGTGCAGATCTTGACGGGGCAAAGGCTCGATCGCCTGGGAACGGGGAACGTCAGCGTTTCGGCAGCGTTTTATCACGGCGGGAGAACGGCGGGCATTCTGGCGGTTTGCTCGGAGGCGCTCAAGGGCATTCTGGCGGTTTTGCTGGCGAAGTTTTGCTTTCCGAACAGTCCTGCCTGGGAAGTGGTGGCGCTAATTGCGCTTGTGATCGGACGCTATGCTATTGGACGCGGAGCCGGAACCACCAACGTCACCTGGGGCTGGATTGTGCATGACCCGATCGCCTCTGGTCTGGTTTTCCTGCTTAGCGGCATTAGCTTTACCCTGTTTCGCGAAAAGAAAACGGGGCGGCTCAGTGTACTGGTGTGGATGGTGCTGATCGCGATTTTGCGCCATCCTTTCGAGCGGGGACGAATTGCGGCAACGGTGCTGCTAGTGCTACTGATTGCCTGGATCTATCGCCAGATTCCCGATGATTTAGACCTGTCTGCTACGACTGCCCATTCGGAAGCTCAGCCCATGTTTCGATTTTTTCGCGGCGATCGTGCCCTGCTTTCCCTCACGCAAGTCCTGGATGCGAATCAGGTGGGACAAAAGGCGGCAACGCTCTCTCAGCTTCATCGGTGGGGCTATCCCATTCCTCAGGGGCGGGTGCTGCCTCCGGGGGATGATCCGGCTCCTCTGATTGAATCGCTTGATCCCAGTCCAGAGCATCCGGTGATTGTCCGATCGTCCGCCATTGGAGAGGACACGGAAACGGCATCGGCGGCGGGGCAGTATGAATCGATCGCGAATGTCACCAGCCAGCCTGCCTTAGAACAGGCGATTTTGCGCTGCCAAGCATCCTATAACGCTTCCCGTGCGGCTCAGTATCGCAGCGACAGAGGAATTGCCGAAAGCGGCATGGCAGTGATTGTGCAGCAGCAGATCCAGGGCGTATTCTCTGGGGTGGCGTTCAGTCGCGATCCGGTGGCGCGGCAGGGGGATGCGATCGTCATTGAAGCTTTACCGGGAGGAGCGGATCAGATTGTTTCGGGTCGAGTAACGCCGGAGCAGTATCGGGTCTGGATGGAGGAAAGCCCGATCGTGGATGGGAATCAGTCCTTGGGCTGGGTGTTGCCGGACGAGATGAAGCTGAATATGACGGGTGAGGGAGACGTGCCGCCCCGACTGATTCAGCAGGTAGCGTACCTGGCAAGGCATCTAGAAGCCCGATACCACGGCATCCCGCAGGATATTGAATGGACGTTCGACGGTCAGCGGCTCTGGCTGTTGCAAGCACGCCCGATCACGACGCTAATCCCCCTCTGGACGCGCAAAATTGCCGCCGAAGTGATTCCCGGCTTTATTCGTCCGCTCACCTGGTCAATCAACCAGCCTTTAACCTGCGGCGTGTGGGGCGAGATTTTTACGATCGTCCTCGGCAATCGATCGAAGGGATTGGACTTCACGCAAACCGCCACCCTGCACAATTCCGCTGCCTACTTTAACGCCTCCCTGCTGGGCGAGATTTTCCTGCGAATGGGACTTCCCCCTGAAAGCCTGGAATTCCTGACCCGTGGCGCAAAGTTCAGCAAACCGCCGATCGCCTCCACTCTCAAAAACCTGCCCGGACTCACACGATTGGCAAAGCGGGAATTTCAGCTAGAGCGGGACTGGCAGCGGGACTGGCAGCAGCACTTACAGCCCGGATTGGCAGAGCTATCTCAGCGCTCAGTGGATTCTCTCAATCCAGAGGAACTGCTGAATCGGATCGATCGCATCTTAGACCTGCTCCGACGCGCCACCTACTACAGCATTTTTGCGCCCCTCAGTGCGGCTCTGCGGCAAGCGATCTTTAAGGTAAATCCTGCCGATCTGGACAATGGTCTAACTCCCGAAGCAGCTTCTCTGCGATCGCTCCAGTCCCTTGCCGATCGGACTCGTCCTGTTGTCCCAGCCCCTTTTACCGACAGCGACACGCTATTTCATCAACTCGCTGCAATTCCCGCAGGCAAACCGATCTTAGAAGAATTCGATTGCCTCCTCACAGAATACGGCTACCTCAGCGAAGTTGGAACCGATATCGCCGTCCCTACCTGGAAAGAAGACCCCCATCCCATCCGCGAACTGTTCGCTGCCCTGGTTCAGCAGCCTCCTAGCAATTCCACAAATGGGCAGGGTAAGGTCACACCTGGAAAAGTTCGACGAGTCCAGCGACGAATTGACCTCAAAGGACAGGTGACAGAGGTTTACAGCAAACTCCTGGCAGAACTGCGGTGGAGCTTTGTCGCACTGGAACGGCAGTGGCTTGCCTCAGGATGGCTAAAAGAATCCGGCGATATCTTCTACCTCACCTTTGCCGAAATCCGCCAAGCCGTCGAAGATACGACCGGACAGGATCAATTTTCGCGTCGCATTGCCGATCGCAAACAGCAGCTTGAAGCCGACCGCCAGCTTACCCCACCCCTCCTCGTCTACGGCAACGATCCCCCCCTGCCCCAACTTCAGCCTGCCTGGGAAGACAAAGCCACCGCCCAAACCCTCCAGGGCATTGGAGCCAGCGCCGGACGCGCCGAAGGAACGGTTTTAGTATTGCAGGATTGGCGTAACCTACCCCCGATCGATCGCGCTACGATTCTCGTCGTCCCCTACACCGATTCTGGCTGGGCACCTCTCCTGGCACGGGCAGGCGGACTAATTGCTGAAACGGGAGGACAGCTATCTCACGGAGCGATCGTCGCCAGAGAATACGGCATCCCCGCAGTCATGAACGTCAGCCGCGCCACCCAAAGATTTCAAAACGGGCAGCAGGTGAGGATTGATGGACAGCAGGGGACGATCGAGGTTTTGGCGTGA
- a CDS encoding Coenzyme F420 hydrogenase/dehydrogenase, beta subunit C-terminal domain, which yields MTAITPDSSQNQNKPQDTHLKAKALKPGSRRPAKELCSECGLCDTYYIHYVKEACAFINQQIPELEEQTHGRSRNLDDQDDWYFGVRQDMMAARKHQPIEGAQWTGIVSSIAIEMLNRGMVEGVVCVQNTKEDRFQPQPVIARTPEEILAARVNKPTLSPNLSVLEQIEQSGMKRLLVIGVGCQIQALRAVEKQLGLEKLYVLGTPCVDNVTRAGLQKFLDTTSRSPETVVHYEFMQDFRVHFKHEDGSIEKVPFFGLKTNQLKDVFAPSCMSCFDYVNSLADLVVGYMGAPFGWQWIVVRNDRGQEMLDLVMDQIETQPVMSQGDRKNAVQQSIPAYDKGVTLPMWAAKLMGVVIEKIGPKGLEYARFSIDSHFTRNYLYTKRNHPEKLEAHVPEYAKRIVSQYQLPNE from the coding sequence ATGACTGCCATTACCCCCGATTCCTCCCAGAATCAGAACAAGCCTCAGGATACACATCTGAAAGCGAAGGCACTGAAACCCGGTAGCCGCCGTCCGGCGAAGGAACTGTGCAGCGAATGCGGTCTGTGCGACACCTACTATATCCATTACGTCAAAGAAGCCTGCGCCTTTATTAATCAGCAGATTCCGGAACTAGAGGAGCAGACCCACGGACGATCGCGCAATCTGGACGATCAGGACGACTGGTATTTTGGCGTGCGGCAGGACATGATGGCAGCCCGGAAGCATCAGCCGATCGAGGGGGCACAGTGGACGGGCATTGTGAGTTCGATCGCCATCGAAATGCTGAATCGGGGCATGGTAGAAGGCGTAGTGTGTGTTCAGAATACGAAAGAAGATAGGTTCCAGCCGCAGCCCGTGATTGCCCGCACGCCGGAGGAAATCCTGGCAGCGAGGGTAAATAAGCCGACCCTATCGCCCAATCTGTCGGTGCTGGAGCAGATTGAACAGTCGGGGATGAAGCGGCTATTAGTCATTGGGGTAGGCTGTCAGATTCAGGCACTTCGCGCCGTGGAAAAGCAGCTGGGGCTGGAAAAGCTCTATGTGCTGGGAACACCCTGCGTGGATAACGTGACCCGCGCCGGACTGCAAAAATTCCTGGATACCACGAGCCGATCGCCCGAAACAGTGGTGCATTACGAATTCATGCAGGATTTCCGGGTGCATTTTAAGCACGAGGATGGGTCGATCGAGAAGGTGCCGTTCTTTGGACTGAAAACGAATCAGCTTAAGGATGTGTTTGCGCCCTCCTGTATGAGTTGCTTTGACTATGTAAATTCCCTGGCGGATCTGGTGGTGGGCTACATGGGCGCGCCCTTTGGCTGGCAGTGGATCGTGGTGCGAAACGATCGCGGTCAGGAAATGCTGGATCTGGTGATGGATCAGATTGAGACGCAGCCTGTGATGTCGCAGGGCGATCGTAAAAATGCAGTCCAGCAAAGCATTCCGGCGTATGACAAGGGCGTGACCCTGCCGATGTGGGCGGCGAAGCTGATGGGCGTGGTGATCGAGAAGATTGGTCCGAAGGGGCTGGAATATGCGCGTTTTTCGATCGACTCCCACTTTACGCGCAACTATCTGTACACGAAGCGCAACCATCCGGAGAAGCTGGAAGCGCATGTGCCGGAGTATGCGAAGCGGATTGTGAGCCAGTATCAGCTGCCGAACGAATAG
- a CDS encoding DUF1995 family protein: protein MTTIRSPLQNSHSLTCLLIHSFTHPLIPPSTPYSSTHPSNMTTLPKTLEEAIEQAKVSTQAAIEDGYKRVQVEIVFPELKIMPIAAQFLEPFEALGEKLRVYFTDAGAAALARRDWGEKPFAIRGLSDMRSEIQPEEELLLFVEPSSVEVNEVEQLCQQAGDRAVVLLNPKMEDIVTIGIGYAGRQLRERFLKQFDAAYYLQPIEGAAILRAYPSPWQVWVEKAEDDYELAGEFPQKPNSEMIEGLLLGTAETEEATAEPATSSRPAQRKGILSSLQQFLRALSQ, encoded by the coding sequence ATGACAACAATCCGCTCACCCCTCCAGAATTCCCATTCCCTCACCTGCCTACTCATCCACTCATTCACTCATCCACTCATTCCCCCCTCTACTCCCTACTCATCCACTCATCCATCCAACATGACCACCCTCCCCAAAACCCTCGAAGAAGCGATCGAACAGGCAAAAGTCTCTACCCAGGCGGCGATCGAAGACGGCTACAAGCGGGTTCAGGTTGAAATTGTCTTTCCTGAACTGAAGATAATGCCGATCGCGGCTCAGTTTTTGGAACCGTTTGAGGCCCTGGGCGAAAAGCTACGCGTCTATTTCACCGATGCGGGGGCGGCGGCATTAGCTCGGCGGGACTGGGGCGAGAAGCCGTTTGCGATCCGGGGGTTGAGCGATATGCGATCGGAGATTCAGCCAGAGGAGGAGCTATTGCTGTTTGTAGAGCCGTCCTCCGTGGAGGTAAATGAAGTTGAGCAGCTTTGCCAGCAGGCGGGCGATCGGGCGGTGGTGCTGCTCAATCCAAAAATGGAAGACATTGTGACGATCGGGATTGGTTATGCAGGGCGGCAGCTGCGGGAGCGATTCCTGAAGCAGTTTGATGCGGCGTACTATCTTCAGCCGATCGAAGGGGCAGCAATTCTGCGGGCGTATCCCTCTCCCTGGCAGGTCTGGGTGGAGAAGGCAGAAGATGACTACGAATTAGCAGGCGAATTTCCGCAGAAGCCGAACAGCGAGATGATTGAAGGGCTGTTATTGGGCACAGCGGAGACAGAAGAAGCCACAGCGGAACCTGCAACATCCTCCCGTCCGGCTCAGCGTAAAGGAATTTTGTCTTCGCTTCAGCAGTTCCTGCGGGCGTTAAGTCAGTAG